Proteins encoded together in one Candidatus Binatia bacterium window:
- a CDS encoding nucleotidyltransferase domain-containing protein, which yields MDAIRHLTADVARTAASGAAQELARDLRVKLVYLFGSAADPERKLVRDLDLAVLTDPPLSLDELMRLRADAAATTGVPIDLVSLNEASVVLAHEVAATGTCLYARDPDVDTEFVTRALARYWDFKPFLEEQWRLTGERLEERRRGPQS from the coding sequence ATGGACGCCATCCGCCACCTCACCGCTGATGTAGCGCGTACGGCGGCGAGTGGTGCGGCGCAGGAGCTGGCTCGGGACTTGCGCGTCAAGCTGGTATATCTCTTCGGCTCGGCAGCGGACCCAGAGCGCAAGCTCGTGCGTGACCTCGACCTCGCCGTCCTCACCGACCCACCGCTGTCGCTAGATGAGCTGATGCGGCTGCGGGCGGACGCGGCGGCCACAACCGGTGTGCCCATCGATCTCGTATCGCTCAACGAAGCCTCCGTGGTGCTGGCGCACGAGGTCGCGGCAACGGGAACATGCCTCTACGCGCGTGATCCTGACGTCGACACCGAGTTCGTTACCCGCGCGCTCGCTCGCTACTGGGACTTCAAGCCGTTTCTGGAAGAACAATGGCGCCTGACCGGCGAACGCCTGGAGGAACGGCGGCGTGGTCCTCAGAGCTGA